From Pectinophora gossypiella chromosome 16, ilPecGoss1.1, whole genome shotgun sequence, one genomic window encodes:
- the LOC126373630 gene encoding sialin-like: MAVIILKFLDIVPVRFNLWVMLLTSCWVVYMLRVNMSLNLIAMVPQANNNSTSGSQCGSADDPVRNESLRHVDITDVREAPRQVPGGASFDWSPDQQAMVLGAYFWCYPVTSLLGGMAAERWGPRYVVLLSSLASAVLTMLSPPAANLHYIALVITRFLLGFAGGFIYPSLHVLVARWAPPAEKGKFVSAMMGGTLGTVVTWSLTGPLMEKFGWASAFYVPGILTLVWCVFWWYLVADTPQEHPRIKEAEKKYILDALGDKVQKSKGLPPFRDIVTSFPFLAMVILHYGNLWGLYFIMTVGPKFVSTVLGFELSAAGVISALPYLARMFLATVFGFIGDCIMSRKMMSTTTIRKFFCLFSHILPGVLLVLLVYAGCSTALSVTLITLSMGFNGAATLTNLQNHQDLAPNYAGTLYGIANFVGSTAGFFTPMITAYFTRNGNSFEQWRPVFFVGASVYIVSAIFFICFGTANIQPWNFPKEDKVEGKGDSAKNGTLKDMSEAPAKNGDVKEVKETTLNVA, encoded by the exons ACATAGTCCCAGTGCGGTTCAACCTGTGGGTGATGCTGCTCACCAGTTGCTGGGTGGTCTACATGCTCCGAGTCAATATGAGTCTAAACCTTATCGCCATGGTGCCACAAGCCAACAATAATTCCAC ATCGGGGTCACAGTGCGGCTCCGCGGACGACCCCGTAAGAAACGAGAGTCTGCGGCATGTGGACATTACTGACGTCAGAGAAGCGCCCCGACAG GTGCCGGGAGGTGCGTCGTTCGACTGGTCGCCGGATCAGCAGGCGATGGTGCTCGGCGCGTACTTCTGGTGCTATCCCGTGACGTCACTGCTGGGGGGCATGGCGGCGGAGCGCTGGGGGCCGCGATACGTGGTCCTCCTGTCCTCCCTGGCCAGTGCAGTGCTCACTATGCTCAGTCCGCCCGCTGCAAACCTGCACTATATCGCACTAGTCATCACAAGGTTCCTACTTGGATTCGCTGGG GGCTTCATATATCCATCACTTCACGTGCTAGTGGCGCGTTGGGCCCCTCCAGCTGAAAAAGGAAAATTTGTGAGCGCAATGATGGGTGGAACACTGGGTACTGTTGTCACGTGGTCGCTAACAGGACCGCTCATGGAGAAATTCGGCTGGGCATCAGCCTTCTATGTGCCAGGAATCCTGACACTAGTTTGGTGTGTCTTCTGGTGGTATCTCGTCGCAGATACTCCTCAGGAACATCCAAGAATTAAAGAAGCAGAAAAGAAATACATTTTAGACGCACTTGGCGACAAGGTCCAGAAATCAAAG GGTCTACCGCCGTTCAGAGACATAGTTACGTCATTCCCCTTCCTTGCCATGGTGATCCTGCACTACGGTAACTTGTGGGGACTATACTTTATCATGACAGTCGGGCCGAAGTTCGTCTCTACCGTGTTGGGATTTGAGTTGTCCGCTGCTGGGGTTATATCAGCGTTGCCATATCTGGCAAGAATGTTCTTAGCCACAGTATTCGGCTTCATTGGCGATTGCATAATGTCCAGGAAAATGATGTCAACTACAACGATAAGAAAATTCTTCTGTTTGTTCTCACATATTCTTCCTGGTGTTCTACTAGTGCTTCTAGTGTACGCAGGTTGTTCAACGGCGCTGTCAGTCACGCTAATAACACTGTCGATGGGCTTCAATGGTGCTGCTACTCTCACCAATCTTCAGAACCACCAAGACCTGGCACCGAACTACGCAGGAACATTATACGGCATCGCCAACTTCGTAGGAAGTACAGCTGGATTCTTTACACCAATGATTACTGCGTACTTTACTCGAAATGGG AATAGTTTCGAGCAATGGCGGCCCGTTTTCTTCGTGGGAGCGTCAGTATACATAGTTTCTGCAATATTTTTCATATGTTTTGGAACCGCCAATATCCAACCGTGGAATTTCCCTAAGGAGGATAAGGTTGAGGGCAAAGGAGACTCTGCTAAGAACGGCACCCTGAAAGATATGAGCGAAGCCCCAGCCAAGAATGGTGATGTGAAGGAAGTAAAAGAAACTACACTCAATGTCGCTTAA
- the LOC126373632 gene encoding arginyl-tRNA--protein transferase 1 — MLHSIVEYYGEHESYRCGYCRSSDTNFSHGMWAHTMTVSDYQDLIDRGWRRSGKYCYKPTMDVTCCPMYTIRCKAQEFKPTKSQKKVLKRFNKFLSGEEKDFRSAGDTDRKMSTSSSLGERELEGESGEQFVETTRQHQDINVANVVTADTEEKETNGECSSVGSSTTKMEVQSGESQLLDTDRKKVIGPDPTKGPCKKAKQLRRERKLEKLKEKGIDVSSLNNINKNKEKQVEDFINELPKEFQKRLEIKLVRTAPPSPEWLATSKETHEVYVKYQTTIHDDKPEKCSEPKFRDFLVQSPLLEEHSETGPPCGYGSFHQQYWLDGKIIAVGVIDILPKCVSSVYFFYDPQYMNLTLGTYGALREISFTRHLHAMCPELKYYYMGYYIHSCCKMRYKGNFYPSYLLCPETYKWFPLKECIRKLEVTPYSRLDPDIDSVDENHPNEGDINYIPVWVKGVVMPYKMYKRKFNKKIDNIDELMEYARLVGTKSAKSLVLVR; from the exons ATGTTGCACAGCATTGTTGAGTATTACGGGGAACATGAAAGTTACAGATGCGGATATTGTAGGAGCTCCGATACTAATTTTAGTCATG GTATGTGGGCTCATACTATGACTGTTAGTGATTACCAGGACCTCATAGATAGAGGCTGGCGGCGATCAGGAAAATACTGCTATAAACCTACAATGGATGTAACTTGTTGTCCTATGTACACTATTCG GTGTAAAGCCCAAGAATTTAAACCAACTAAGTCACAAAAGAAAGTACTAAAAAGGTTCAACAAGTTTCTATCGGGGGAAGAGAAAGACTTTAGGTCAGCAGGTGACACTGATAGGAAGATGTCAACAAGCAGTAGCCTCGGGGAGCGGGAGCTGGAAGGGGAGAGCGGGGAGCAGTTTGTAGAGACAACGAGACAGCACCAGGACATCAATGTGGCCAATGTAGTGACAGCTGACACTGAAGAAAAAGAGACCAATGGAGAGTGTTCTAgtg TGGGTTCTAGTACTACCAAAATGGAGGTGCAAAGTGGTGAATCTCAACTGTTAGATACTGACAGGAAGAAAG TCATCGGACCTGATCCCACAAAAGGGCCATGTAAAAAAGCCAAGCAACTAAGAAGAGAGAGAAAACTAGAAAAACTTAAGGAAAAAGGCATTGATGTCAGTTCATTGaacaacattaataaaaataaggaaaaacaAGTTGAAGACTTCATTAATGAGTTGCCAAAAGAATTCCAAAAGAGGCTTGAG ATCAAATTAGTACGCACAGCACCACCAAGCCCTGAGTGGCTGGCCACGTCCAAAGAAACTCACGAAGTGTACGTCAAGTACCAGACAACTATACATGATGACAAGCCAGAAAAGTGCTCGGAGCCTAAATTTAGAGACTTTTTGGTGCAAAGCCCATTATTG GAGGAGCATAGCGAGACAGGTCCCCCATGTGGCTACGGGTCCTTCCATCAGCAATACTGGTTGGACGGCAAGATCATAGCAGTGGGGGTCATTGACATTCTGCCTAAATGTGTATCTTCTGTTTATTTCTTCTACGATCCGCAATATATGAATTTAACCTTAGGAACTTATGGCGCACTCAg GGAGATCTCCTTTACGAGGCATCTGCACGCAATGTGTCCAGAACTCAAGTACTACTACATGGGTTACTACATCCACTCCTGCTGCAAGATGAGGTACAAGGGAAACTTCTATCCGTCATACTTACTGTGCCCAGAGACTTACAAATGGTTTCCATTGAAAGAATGTATTCGTAAGCTTGAAGTCACGCCGTACTCAAGGCTGGACCCCGATATCGATAGCGTTGACGAGAATCACCCGAACGAAGGTGATATCAATTACATACCCGTATGGGTAAAAGGTGTAGTAATGCCATATAAAATGTACAAAAGAAAATTCAATAAGAAAATCGATAATATAGATGAATTGATGGAATACGCGCGCCTAGTCGGCACTAAATCAGCGAAAAGTCTCGTCTTAGTTAGATAA
- the LOC126373724 gene encoding sialin-like codes for MKIRIRVIVGIMMFLGYYIMYIVRYNLSVHILDMTQMKKRVYLYNGSEITARATGTRGGVINLINLNSLKISTIFCAYHVGYVICFPIFHTRGDKLGPTLVVGIAGLTSGMLNCLTPAAAYFHFWALFAVRILKGFCAGAMLPSMVQLLRNWMPPTERNHFMWAYCGITIGTFSTFVCCAVIEYYSKWPIGFYVTGVTQIIWAALWICIITDYPAKHPFISKSELDYLNKSLCASFTIKSINSQAPWKQILRSVPFWTLCMLHFGYAWMIISICIHGPMYYCIVVQYSIYSASALTALPFLLRLILGTALMQLFHRFKMNSSPERIRSARRYIVVVSHVLPGLLVASTWVTHLVPGPILLTMAVALTAAGMDLTLELCYELSPTYANLLNTVIKIIGNIPGIVVPLTVGNVTNQFNESPYVWKHVWCFHASVLLLSGMVFLIWGDTHVQPWNSIYQRPPHSPRVKQKPSMMSNIDEVDEDNLSRQQSYRPSMVLKPLKILQPKSSNTV; via the exons ATGAAAATTAGGATTCGTGTCATC GTGGGGATCATGATGTTCCTGGGGTATTACATAATGTACATCGTCCGGTACAATTTGAGCGTGCACATATTGGACATGACTCAGATGAAGAAAAGAGTATATCTATATAATGGAAGTGAAATTACAGCGCGTGCTACTGGCACTAGA GGTGGTGTGATAAACCTCATAAATCTGAATAGCCTCAAAATTTCAACTATATTTTGCGCGTACCACGTGGGATATGTCATATGTTTTCCTATATTCCACACCAGAGGAGATAA ACTTGGTCCAACATTGGTGGTAGGCATCGCTGGTTTGACATCGGGAATGTTGAACTGTCTCACGCCCGCTGCTGCATACTTCCATTTCTGGGCACTATTTGCCGTTCGGATCTTGAAGGGATTCTGTGCT gGAGCAATGTTACCTAGCATGGTGCAGTTACTCAGGAATTGGATGCCACCCACTGAAAGAAACCACTTCATGTGGGCATATTGTG GTATAACAATAGGAACGTTTTCGACCTTCGTATGTTGCGCAGTGATAGAATACTATTCCAAATGGCCCATAGGATTCTACGTAACTGGCGTCACGCAAATAATTTGGGCCGCTCTATGGATTTGTATTATCACTGATTATCCTGCGAAGCATCCTTTCATATCAAAAAGTGAGCTAGATTATTTGAACAAGTCTCTTTGTGCTTCGTTTACAATCAAG TCAATAAACTCTCAAGCGCCATGGAAACAAATATTAAGATCTGTGCCATTTTGGACTCTATGCATGTTACACTTTGGTTATGCGTGGATGATTATCTCCATATGTATTCATGGTCCTATGTACTATTGTATTGTCGTGCAATACAGCATATACAGT GCGTCTGCACTAACAGCCTTGCCGTTCCTATTGCGTTTGATCCTGGGCACAGCACTAATGCAGCTGTTCCATCGGTTCAAGATGAACTCTTCTCCAGAAAGGATCAGGTCTGCAAGGAGATATATCGTCGTCGTAT CTCACGTACTGCCGGGCCTGCTGGTGGCCAGCACGTGGGTGACGCACCTGGTGCCGGGGCCCATCCTGCTGACCATGGCCGTGGCTCTCACTGCTGCCGGCATGGACCTTACACTTGAACTGTGCTAT GAATTGTCGCCAACGTATGCAAACTTATTGAATACAGTGATCAAGATTATAGGAAACATCCCTGGGATTGTTGTTCCACTTACCGTCGGGAACGTCACTAATCAATTTAAT GAATCTCCATACGTTTGGAAACATGTCTGGTGCTTCCACGCTTCAGTGTTATTACTAAGCGGAATGGTATTTCTAATTTGGGGAGACACACATGTACAACCGTGGAATAGCATTTATCAAAG GCCACCCCATAGTCCTAGAGTAAAACAAAAACCTTCTATGATGTCAAACATTGATGAAGTGGATGAAGATAATCt AAGCAGACAACAATCGTACCGACCTAGTATGGTTTTAAAACCATTAAAAATTTTACAACCGAAATCATCGAACACAGTTTAA